A genomic region of Solanum dulcamara chromosome 2, daSolDulc1.2, whole genome shotgun sequence contains the following coding sequences:
- the LOC129881191 gene encoding uncharacterized protein LOC129881191, whose translation MATRLRAKQAEHTTRIDLTPPKRVTKQGCPAIMFKREDYMVKMAESCKYTLIGKFYSPMPKMEVIRKKFISQTELRGKVKITHFNSRHIYIDLDNEHDRTTVLDSKRMYIDGVFMRFQVWTPTFDPNYETPILPVWVILPELPWHCFHKEFVTLLLADVGQVLHLDMAFMQKTRGSVAKAKVQMDITKPRIQSVWIGFDENDDPNGEGRWQDIEYEDVPLYCTYCKHQGHTPLACPVSRRDTERNKAKDKEEEPKKDASPKITGMISTPIVLTNAISFRQQVPLEETTTTNQEGSRKAQEDSTNQNRNQISNNQWETQKRRNFKGKTQTVQNTQTIQGNTQQHEHQPGIDSMLPIPHGSPSSFNVLNVLTAAAEVVNGGEDGGIQEKPTNLQEGVSRGGVVSHVLHENLMVDPRNDFRAPATTSHIQHSSSQHVNKRDSVDAQKMASKLPPAVTIGCETTVDSGRLSSPSLRTEQQQFRSVDVGANQSQKMTQQVAQNLQVLGGSATVGLREAIHVLDATSAATMEENRVHNRAIQMQKQRPADAPIPTKKMTNTAAPYQPQNSQENRVHNKATQMQGSRPAAAGLEQNLHGFGPISASTLKEKSVQVVAPKLISIQHNSQGVDHTENVENDQHYGCSFSITSSDQTSSLSSHQVQHSNSKQKDNATISGIEFSASPSPYNQQATSKTLRKKRTRKKKQEKKQEAATPTPPTTADTGGKDNNGEVFSNSCSQYVLLDQSTPIRSPDFSCEDPLNLTPLNIQPAPFTQPENATNILCTNNDAQTSTPDSDDEYGVIHSEDEYDQDFQGEVELENEEETDEQSNSIAAPSKTTTKVTNDEMNQLANKQGLSPRGIHHNPKFTTIHAPISRPNTRLHNLRSHQ comes from the exons ATGGCCACAAGACTAAGAGCTAAACAAGCCGAGCATACAACCAGAATTGACCTAACACCTCCAAAAAGGGTGACAAAACAAGGTTGTCCAGCTATCATGTTTAAGAGAGAAGACTACATGGTTAAGATGGCTGAATCATGTAAGTATACTCTCATAGGCAAGTTCTACAGTCCAATGCCCAAGATGGAGGTAATTCGAAAGAAGTTCATTAGTCAAACTGAACTTCGAGGCAAGGTCAAGATTACCCATTTTAattctagacatatatatattgaccttGATAATGAACACGATAGAACTACTGTACTAGATAGCAAGCGAATGTATATTGATGgtgtctttatgagatttcaagtttggaccCCTACTTTCGATCCAAACTATGAAACCCCCATTCTCCCTGTGTGGGTCATACTCCCGGAGCTCCCATGGCATTGtttccataaagaatttgttacgcTCCTGCTTGCGGACGTGGGACAAGTGTTGCACTTGGACATGGCCTTCATGCAAAAGACGAGGGGGAGCGTGGCAAAAGCaaaagtccaaatggacatcaccaagcctagaatccaaagtgtatggattggattcgatgaaaatgatgatccaaatGGAGAAGGAAGATGGCAGGACATCGAATATGAAGATGTCCCCCTTTACTGTACTTACTGCAAACACCAAGGTCATACTCCTCTTGCTTGCCCCGTCAGCAGAAGAGATACAGAACGCAACAAGGCCAAAGACAAGGAAGaagagccaaagaaagatgcgtCGCCAAAAatcacaggtatgatctctactcctattgtctTAACTAATGCTATAAGTTTCAGGCAACAGGTACCACTAGAAGAAACTACCACCACAAATCAGGAAGGAAGTCGCAAAGCACAAGAGGACTCAACCAACCAAAACAGGAATCAAATCTCAAACAACCAATGGGAAACCCAAAAACGAAGAAACTTCAAAGGTAAGACTCAAACTGTGCAAAACACCCAAACGATACAAGGCAACACTCAACAG CACGAGCATcaaccaggtattgactcaatgctcccaatcccccatggctcccccagtAGTTTTAATGTATTGAATGTTTTAACTGCTGCTGCTGAAGTAGTTAACGGAGGTGAGGATGGTGGGATTCAGGAGAAGCCAACTAACCTGCAGGAAGGGGTATCCAGAGGGGGGGTtgtgtctcatgttttgcatgagaaccttatggttgaccctaggaatgactttagagctcctgctaccacTTCACATATTCAGCATTCTTCTTCCCAGCATGTTAATAAAAGAGATTCAGTTGATGCTCAAAAAATGGCCTCCAAACTGCCCCCTGCTGTGACCATTGGATGTGAGACCACAGTTGATTCTGGAAGGCTTTCAAGTCCTTCTTTGAGAACTGAGCAGCAGCAGTTCAGGAGTGTAGATGTAGGGGCAAACCAGAGCCAAAAAATGACTCAACAGGTTGCTCAGAACCTGCAAGTCTTGGGAGGTTCTGCAACTGTTGGCTTGAGGGAAGCTATACATGTCCTGGATGCTACTTCAgctgctactatggaagaaaataGGGTGCACAATAGGGCCATTCAGATGCAGAAACAAAGACCTGCAGATGCTCCTATTCCCACCAAGAAAATGACCAATACTGCAGCCCCCTATCAGCCTCAAAACTCCCAGGAAAATAGGGTGCACAATAAGGCTACCCAGATGCAGGGATCAAGACCTGCAGCTGCAGGTTTGGAGCAAAATTTGCATGGTTTTGGCCCTATTTCAGCTTCTACTCTGAAGGAAAAGAGTGTGCAAGTTGTGGCCCCTAAACTAATATCAATTCAGCACAACAGTCAAGGTGTAGATCACACTGAAAATGTTGAAAATGACCAACATTATGGTTGCAGTTTCAGCATTACTTCAAGTGATCAAACCTCTAGTCTTAGTTCCCACCAAGTGCAACATTCTAACTCCAAACAAAAAGACAATGCAACCATTAGTGGTATAGAATTCTCAGCTAGTCCTAGTCCCTATAACCAGCAAGCTACCTCTAAAACACTACGGAAaaagagaactagaaagaagaaacaagaaaagaagcAAGAAGCTGCAACCCCTACCCCTCCAACCACTGCTGATACAGGTGGAAAAGATAACAATGGTGAGGTGTTTTCAAACTCTTGCTCACAATATGTACTCTTAGATCAAAGCACACCAATAAGGAGCCCTGATTTTAGTTGTGAAGACCCTCTTAATCTTACCCCTTTGAATATTCAGCCAGCTCCTTTTACGCAACCTGAAAATGCCACCAACATCCTTTGCACTAACAATGATGCTCAAACTTCAACTCCTGATAGTGATGATGAATATGGGGTTATTCATTCGGAGGATGAATATGACCAAGACTTTCAAGGTGAGGTTGAACTTGAGAATGAAGAAGAGACTGATGAACAGTCCAATAGTATAGCTGCACCATCCAAGACCACTACTAAGGTCACGAATGATGAGATGAACCAGCTAGCTAATAAGCAAGGCCTATCACCTAGAGGCATTCATCACAATCCAAAATTTACAACTATTCATGCTCCTATTAgcagaccaaacac